A genomic region of Leptolyngbya sp. NIES-2104 contains the following coding sequences:
- a CDS encoding SDR family oxidoreductase has protein sequence MSVLIVGATGTLGRQITRRALDEGYKVRCLVRSPRKAAFLKEWGAELVTGNICYPDTLPAAFEGVTAVIDAATARATDSRSIKEIDWTGKVNLIQAAKTAGVDRYIFFSILDAEKFPQVPLMEIKTCTEKFLAESGLNYTILRPCGFLQGLIGQYAIPILEGQSVWVMGNTAPTAYMDTIDIAKFAVQALKAPDSIGKTLPVVGSKAWSSDEIIKLCERLSGKDAKVIKTPIGVVRASRKIAQFFQWTWNIADRLAFTEVVATGKSLTASMDETYQVLGLNSQEMTTLEAYMQEYFSRIMKKLKEVEYAQEQAKKKKERTKKAYPRF, from the coding sequence ATGAGCGTATTGATTGTGGGTGCGACTGGCACCTTGGGAAGACAGATTACTCGTCGCGCATTAGATGAGGGATACAAGGTTCGCTGTCTAGTCCGTAGCCCCAGAAAAGCCGCCTTCTTAAAAGAGTGGGGAGCCGAACTCGTCACCGGAAATATCTGCTATCCAGACACGTTGCCCGCAGCGTTTGAGGGTGTGACAGCGGTGATTGATGCTGCGACTGCGCGTGCGACTGATTCACGCAGCATTAAGGAAATCGACTGGACTGGCAAAGTTAACTTAATTCAAGCAGCAAAAACGGCAGGAGTCGATCGCTATATTTTCTTCTCGATCCTTGATGCCGAGAAATTTCCACAGGTTCCGCTAATGGAAATCAAAACCTGCACCGAGAAATTCTTAGCGGAATCAGGGCTAAATTACACAATTCTGCGCCCCTGTGGATTCTTACAAGGCTTAATCGGGCAATACGCGATTCCGATTCTCGAAGGGCAAAGCGTCTGGGTGATGGGAAATACTGCCCCGACTGCTTACATGGATACGATCGACATCGCAAAATTCGCCGTTCAAGCGCTCAAAGCACCGGACTCGATCGGAAAAACGCTTCCGGTCGTTGGGTCGAAAGCTTGGAGTTCAGACGAAATTATCAAGCTTTGCGAACGGCTATCGGGTAAAGATGCCAAAGTGATCAAAACCCCGATCGGAGTTGTTCGGGCTTCTCGAAAGATTGCTCAATTCTTTCAGTGGACTTGGAATATTGCCGATCGACTTGCTTTTACTGAAGTGGTCGCGACTGGAAAATCGTTGACGGCTTCGATGGATGAGACTTATCAAGTTTTGGGCTTGAATTCGCAGGAGATGACTACGCTGGAAGCCTATATGCAGGAGTATTTCAGCCGGATCATGAAAAAGCTCAAAGAAGTCGAATATGCCCAAGAGCAAGCCAAGAAAAAGAAAGAGCGCACCAAGAAAGCGTATCCTCGATTCTAA
- a CDS encoding NAD(+) kinase, whose product MPKAGIIYNDGKEVACRVASEIEDKLVSLGWEVVLAPGAGGILGYASPESPVCHTPIDRLVPPGFDAEMKFAIVLGGDGTVLSAFRQVAACHIPLLAVNTGHMGFLTEVLLDQLPSAIESLLAGEYEIEERTMLWVQIVRDDVMFWEALCLNEIVIHREPLTSMCHFEIEVGRHTRVDIAADGIIVSTPTGSTAYSLSAGGPVIVPGVPVMILVPICPHSLASRALVFTNSEPVTIYPAIPNRLVLTADGNAGCYVLPDDRVCIQKAPYPARFVRLKPPEFFHILREKLGWGLPHVAKPSAEEC is encoded by the coding sequence GTGCCGAAAGCTGGCATTATCTACAACGACGGAAAAGAAGTTGCTTGTCGGGTTGCGTCTGAGATTGAAGACAAGTTAGTTTCGCTTGGCTGGGAAGTCGTCTTGGCTCCCGGTGCAGGTGGAATTTTAGGCTATGCCTCACCGGAAAGCCCAGTCTGTCATACCCCGATCGATCGATTAGTTCCGCCTGGGTTTGATGCAGAAATGAAATTCGCGATCGTCCTCGGTGGCGATGGTACGGTTCTTTCTGCATTTCGCCAGGTTGCGGCTTGTCATATTCCCCTGCTGGCGGTCAATACCGGACACATGGGATTTTTGACCGAGGTATTGCTTGATCAATTACCAAGTGCGATCGAGTCTCTTTTAGCCGGAGAGTACGAAATCGAAGAACGAACGATGCTGTGGGTGCAGATCGTCCGCGATGATGTGATGTTCTGGGAAGCGCTTTGTCTGAACGAAATTGTGATTCACCGCGAACCGCTGACCAGTATGTGCCACTTTGAAATCGAAGTTGGACGGCATACTCGTGTAGACATTGCTGCTGATGGCATTATCGTCTCGACTCCTACGGGTTCGACTGCTTATTCGCTCTCGGCTGGCGGTCCGGTGATTGTTCCAGGTGTGCCCGTGATGATTCTGGTGCCGATCTGCCCGCATTCTTTGGCATCACGGGCACTTGTTTTTACCAATAGCGAACCTGTGACAATTTATCCAGCGATTCCGAATCGATTAGTTTTAACCGCCGATGGAAATGCTGGGTGTTATGTTTTGCCAGACGATCGCGTTTGTATCCAAAAAGCCCCTTATCCCGCTCGATTTGTCAGATTGAAACCGCCTGAATTCTTCCACATTTTGAGAGAAAAACTCGGTTGGGGTTTACCGCATGTCGCGAAACCTTCCGCTGAAGAATGCTAA